Genomic DNA from Simkaniaceae bacterium:
ATTTTTTTATGATGGATTATCGCGGAGCCGGAAAAAGTAGCGGAAAGCAGTCTGAAGAGGCGATGCTGACGGATTGTAATGTCGCTTATCAATATCTGCTTGATTACTATAAGGAAGAGTCCATTACGGTCTTTGGAAAATCTCTTGGAACCTGCTTTGCAACGTATGTTGCATCCCAAAACAACCCTCGAGCACTGATTATCGAAGCGCCTTTTTACAATATCTTTGATATCGGCTGTAAAACGCTCTATTTTATTCCACCACTACTCATTAAACTGGTTATGAAATATCCATTCACAACGAACGAGTGGATTAAAGATGTCCCTTGCCCTATTTACATCATCCATGGAACATCGGATTCGATTATTCCTCATGATGCCAGCCTTCGATTAAAAAAAATCACCGATGAGACAAACCAACAAACCGATCTAATGATCATTGAAAATGGGGACCACGATCACCTCCATAAATATCCGGGTTACCACGCCAAAATAGAAGAAGCACTTGGGATATCCACTAGTCAAACACAAGAAAACATCTCTCAATCTGAACTAGACGGTTCAAATCCACTTGTGAATGATATTGGCAATTAAGGCCGTCCATCCCGCTTGATGAGAGGAACCGAGTCCCTGACCGGTTTCTCCGTTGAAATGCTCATAAAATAGGATCTGATCGCTAAAAGAAGGATCCTTTTTGAAGATGGGGTTATCGCCGTGAATCGGGCGTGTCCCATCTTCCCTCTTTTGAAATAACTTAAGCAATGCACGACTGAAATAGTCAACCATCTGCTTTAAATCAACGGGTTCTCCTCCCGGAGTTTCTACTTTAAAATCTTCGCCTAAGAGCTCATACAATCGATCGAGCGTTTCAATAAAGAGATAGGTCGTTGGAAACCAGACGGGCCCTCTCCAATTTGAATTCCCCCCTTTAACACGCGCTCTACTCTCCCCCGGCTCATATTGAAGCACTTGATCAAAGAGCCTAATCGGGTTTTGATCATGATATTTAGACAGGGATCTCAAACCATACTCTGAGCGAAATTCATCGGGATCCCAAGCTCTTTTAAGCACCCGCTTCATTTGACTGACATTCATTAAGGACATTAAAAAGCCCTTTTTTCCATCCTGATCAAAAGAGGTAATGCAATACTTTGTGATATCCTTTCGATTGGTTAAAAACCAATTGATACTCACGGAAAATTCCTTGAGATCATCGAGTTCTTGTTGATCAATCCAATCTACGGCAAAAATGGGAATAATCCCTACAAGAGAGCGGACCCCAATTTTTTGATGCGTTCCATCAGGCCTACAAATCACATCATAGAAAAAGCCATCGAGATCATCCCAGATTTGCACATCTCTTATTCCCGACTTGTGAAGGGCGGCAGCGATATAGATAAAGTGTTCAAAGAACTTGACAGCAAGGGATTCATAATCGGAGTCATGTTTAGAAAGTTCAATGGCAATGCGCATGAGCTTAAGACAGAAAAAACCCATCCATCCCGTTCCGTCTGACTGCTCGAGTTTACCCCCGCCCGGTATGCCCTTACTGCGATCAAAGACCGTAATGTTATCGAGACCTAAAAAGCCCCCCTCGAAAATGTTATTACCGGCCGAGTCAATTTTGTTTACCCACCAGACGAAATTAATCATCATTTTGTGAAAACATTTTTTTAAAAATGAGATGTCTTTTTTACCCGTTTTTTCATACTCCATCTGATAAAGATTCCATGCCGACCAAGCTTGAACAGGTGGGTTTAAATCGGAAAATTCCCATTCATAAGCCGGAATTTGCCCATTAGGATGCTGAAATTGATCAAAGAGCAAAAGCCACAGCTGTTCTTTTGCAAAATCCAGGTCAACAAGAGCGCAAGAAAGACAATGAAAAGCGAGATCCCACGCCGCAAACCAAGGGTATTCCCATTTATCCGGCATGAGCATCACCCGTTTGGAAACAAGATGCCTCCAGTGTACATTGCGAAGCAGCTTTCGTCCGGGAGGAGGAGGGTTCATTGGATCATCGCCCATAAGCCATCTCTGCACATCAAAGAGATAAATTTGCTTAGACCATAAAAGTGAGCTCAGAGCCTCTCTAAAAATGCGTTTTTCTTCCTCGGTATGATGCTCTTTTGCAATATAATCGTAATACGCGTCAGCCTCTTTTTTGCGCCGATCGATCCACATTTGCGCTTCTTCTAATGGCCGGTCTTGGGGTTGATTGGAAAAACGGAAGAAAAACTCTTTTTTACCCTTTCCCTCGATGTCAATATTTGCATAATGAAGCGCCGCTTTTGTCCCCTCTTTTTTTTCATTCACACACTTTTCTTGATTGATGATATACCGATGAAAAGCATCCTTAACAAAATGAGTCGGTGATTTTTTTCCATACAGCTTTTCACGGTTCGTTTCATTTTCGGTAAATAAAGACTCGCCACCATCGGGCCCATAAAAATAGTGCTTTCCTAAAGAATAATCAAACGTAATAAATTGGACCGATTCCGCTTCGGTATCATCTAATACGATGCACTTGCAATCGGGATCGGATTCATCAGCGCTCATCTTATATTCGTGAGTCCCAATGCCATAAGACCAGACATTGCGAAATACGATCTGTGGAAGCAAATCAATAACAGCGGCATCTTCACTATGATTTTCAATTGCCACTTTAATCACTAAATCATCCGGATCGATTTTGGCATACTCAATGGTGATATCAAAATATTTGCCGTCATTAAAAACCCCCGTTTCGCAAACCTCAAATTCAGGATCATTGGAATTTCGAGACGCATTTTCTTTTATGAGCCGATCATAGGGAAAGGGATTTTGGGGATACTTGTATAGATAACGCATATAAGAATGTGTCGGAGTGTTATCGAGATAAAAATAATACTCTTTAACATCTTCTCCGTGATTGCCCTCCTGCGAAGTAAGGCCGAACAGCCTTTCCTTGAGAATGGGATCCTTGTGATTCCAAAAAGCAAACGATAGGGCAACGACCTGATAGCGATCGCAAATCCCGGCAATTCCATCCTCACCCCAACGATAGGCCTTAGAGCGCGCTATATCATGAGGAAAATACTTCCAAGCATTTCCATCTTGGCTATAATCTTCGCGCACAGTCCCCCAAGACCTCTCAGATACATAAGGACCCCACTTGTGCCAAATAGGAACCTGATCTCCCCTATTTGCATTCAGCCGCTTCACTTCCTCAGGTGTATTTTTTGCCATTGTCACTTGCTCTATTATTTTGAATTAAAACCTCACTTTAGTAGGGAATAATTCATTCAATCAAGCTTTTTTTATTCAATGGGCTAGGAACAACACAACAACCTCCCAATAGATGACAAACAAGAAGCCCTTGATAGCGCCTCCTCAAGCCTAAGCGCCACTTCCGTCTGATGGTATTCACGTGCAGCCTCTAAGGCTTCCCGAATGTCCTTAGCGCCCGCAGCCAGAAGCACTTCAACTACCGGTAGATGACCTCTCTCAGATGCATACATTAAGGCCGTTTCTTTCGAAATCCTGTTCTTATGATTCACATCAACGCCTTTAGCTACGAGCATTTCAATCATAGCTAGATGACCGTTTTCAGCCGCATTCATTAGTACAGTCCTTTTCCGATGATCCTCTTCATCCATATCAGCGCCTTTATCTATGAGCATTTCCATCACCGGTAGATGACTTCCATCGGCCGCATATATTAAGGCCGTCCATCCCAACATACCCCTCCCCTTGATATTCACATCAGCGCCTTTAGCTAGAAGCTTTTCAACTACGTCTAGACGACCATTCCCAGCTGCGGCTATTAAGGGGGGAATATAACCACTCGATTCGCGGCCATTCGGATTAGCACCTGCATCTAAGAACATTTCAACTACCTCAAGATCACCATTCCCAGATGGCGCTGTTAAGACCGATGTTGCCCCCGCTAAACGGTAGACCTCGCCATTCACATCAGCGCCTTTATCTAAAAGCATTCTGAGTAGCGTTAGACGATTTGAATGACGTGAATCACATGCTATTGTCAAGGGTGTACTATATTCATCCTTAGTTAAACGATTTACATCAGCCCCCTTATCTATGAGTCTTTCGATGACGTTTAGATGCCCCCCTATAATTGCCCCCATTAAAGGGGTCCAACCGCGAGCATTTGGATGATCACTCTGAGCGTCAGCACTTAATAGCATGTCAACTACCGGTAATTGGCCTTCCTTAGCTGCACACATTAAAGCCGTATCGCCTTTCGCATTTGGGTGTTCTATGTCAGCCCCTTTGTCTAGAAACATCCCTACAATTTCTTGATGACCATTCGCTGCTGCTTTGATTAAGGCCGTGTTCCCGTCCTTATCTGCATCATTAACATCAACTGCTCCACTGTCGATCATTTGTTTTATAACCGAAGTCTTACCCTCCTCAGCTGCTATTAAGAAATCTCTCTTGTTTTCTTCTGATTCAGTGGTTTTTTTTAAATCTAAAATCCTCTGCTTATTTTCAATACAATAACGCAAAAAATCAGTATCGCTCACATCTTCAGGTCCCCAACACCTTTCAACCCTTCGACGCATAGAAGGGGCACGAGCAGCATCCAGATCCGGAATATGATGAACTAGACTAGGATGTTGAGCTAAAGGAATAGTTTCTGTAGGTATTGGAGTTGAACTTTTACCTTCGACGCGAAAAAACGATGCCATATAAGGCCTCCTTCTAAAATAAGCATTTTGTTAAGAAATGAAGAAGTTTAATTTAACAGTTATTAATTGTGAAGCAGGGAATAAGGTATAACCGAAAGTTGCGCCGGATCTAAAATAACGAATCGATAGGAGTGCACAAGAAATCTTGGATGGGAATCCCATGATTTCCAATAACCAGGGCTTTAAATGGCTCATACATCCCTATGAAAGTATTCATTCCTGATAGGGCTTCTTTTTTTAAAGAGCTTTTGACTTCTAAAGCGATTATTTTTTTTCCTTTTTTAAGAATAAAATCTACTTCCTGATTTTTTTCTCGCCAATAAAACAACTCTATTTGAGTTCCTCTTATCTGATTGAGTAAGTAAGCTCCAACTGCAGACTCAACCAATCGCCCCCAATATTCCTTATCCTCTTTTGCTTCTTTTAGTGTTTTTCCTGACTGTGCACTCATCAAAGCCGTATTCAACACTTGTAGTTTGGGACTTGATCCCTTACTTCTAACTTTTTGACTAGTAAATTTTGAAATTCCGGTTAATAGCCCTGCTCCGGATAAGAGTTCTAAATAATGAGCTAATGTTGTCGTATTTCCGGCATCATCTAATTGACCGAGCATTTTTTGAAAGGATAGGATTTGAGAAGAATAAATGCATCCAAGTTGAAAAAGTCTTCGAAGTAAAATAGGTTTATTTACTTGGGTCATAAGAAGAATGTCTCTAGAAATCGTTGTTTCAATAAGAGAATCATTAATGTAATTTTCCCAACGTGAATATTGATTGTTTTGAATCAATGAGGCAGGCCCCGGATAACCCCCATAAAAAATAAATGTGTCTATATCCCAAGAAAAAGCAGCTTGCATTTCCTGAAAAGACCAATGGGTGACCGGAAGAATTTCAAATCGACCGGCTAAACTTTCTGACAATCCTTTTTGCATTAACCATGGAGAAGAACCAAGAATAATGACTTTTAGATTTAATTTGGTCTTACTATCTTCATCCCACAGCTTTTTAATCAATGATGACCAACGGGGGATTTTTTGTATTTCATCGACTATAAGAAGAGCAGACCCCTTGTTTTTCACTAAATCTCTGGCGATTTGCCATTGTGTTTCTATCCAAGAGAGGTCTTCTAAAGTAGCGATATCAGCAGAATTATAATGAATGGGTATTTGAAGATGCTCTTGTATTTGCAGAGACATCGTCGTTTTTCCTACCTGCCTAGGCCCCAGAAGAACTTGAATAAATTGCCTGGGTTCTTTAAGCCTTGAAACGATTTCGTCATAAATTTTTCTGTGGATCATAACGCTTTCTTTTTTTTACTCATTACATTGAGCAATTTTACTCAATTAATTGATCAAAATCAAGAACCGTTTTTAATCACCTAATAATAAGGCGCTTATATCGATATAATCCACAAACATCTTGAACAGAGACCGAGCTGCAGGCTCATTCCTTCAGAGACAAGCTCTCATTGAAGCGGGAAGATTGCAGCTTGGGCCCTTGCCGTTCAATTAAGCTTTTTGTATCCAATGGGTCGGGACCAATGAAACAACCTCCCAATAGATGGCAAACAAGAGGCCTTTGATAGCACCTCATTAAGTCTAATCGCCACTTCCGTCTGATGGCGTTCACGTGCTAACCTTTAAGGCTTCCTGAATGTTGTTAGCGCCCTTGTTTATAAGCAGCTCAACTACCGGTAGATGACCTCTCTCCGATGCCATTATTAAGGCTGTGAAGCCCCCTTCTCCTGAGTGCTCTAGATCAATCTTTTCAGCTATGAGTTTTTTGACTACCGGTAGATGACCTCTCTCAGCAGCTATTAAGAACTCTCTCTTTTTTTCTTCTGGTTCAGCAGCTTTTTTAAAAGCTAAAATCTGCTGTTTATTTTCAACACAATAACGCAAATAACTTGAGCCATTGGACTCCTTGGCGAGTTCAAATCTTTCCTGAGTATGCTTTGGCGCGCGGCTTACAGTAGCTTTTTTTAAAGCTAGAATCTGCTGTCTATGTTCAAGACAATAACGCAAATAACTTGAGCCATTGGACTCCTTGGTGAGTTTAAATCTTTTCTGAGTATACTTTGACGCGCGGCTTACAGTTGAATCTGGATTAGAAACCGCCGCAGCTTTTACATAAGCCGGATCCGGGCCCGCATCAGTATCGCTCACATCTTCAGGTCCCCAACACCTTTCAACCCTTCGACGCATAGAAGAAGCACGAGCAGCATCCAGATCCGGAATATGATGAACTAGACTAGGATGTCGAGCCGGAAGAATATTTTCTGTGGCTGTTGGACTTGAACTTTTACCTTCGACGCGAAAAGACGATGCCATATAAGGCCCCCTTTTAAAATAAGCATTTTGTTAAGAAATGAAGAAGTTTAATTTAACAGTTATTACTTGTGAAGCAAGGAATGAGATATGCCGGCAATGATTCAAGAGTTGGAATTTTTAGAAGCCGGCTATAGCGCTGGTCGATCGGGCCGAAGGCCCTTCTACCTGAAAGGGCGCGCTATTGACAATAGGCAGAGGTGAGATAAATCGATCAAACAGACGCAAACCTTCAGGATGAGCCCTACCTTTCAGCTCCTGCTCTCCTAAGCAATTCTATAATGTCTGCACGCCTTATTAAGATCGCCACCTGTAAGGCAGTGCTGCCTATCTCATCTGCGTACCCAACATCAGCACCTGCACCTAAAAGCTCTTCGACTACTTCTAAATGACCATTCCCGGATGCTCTTATTAAGGCTCTATCACCCATCAATGCCTGTCTAGAGTCTTCCCGAGCAAAAGACAATCCTGCTCCTATAAGATTTCTTACGATGTCTATGTTATTTTCATGAGCTGCCCTTATTAAACATCTTTCAATGGCGGTACTTGCCCAATCTATAGCTCCTAATCTTATAAGCTTCCTTATAAATCTCGGGTCATGCGCATGAGGCCCAATATCGGCTCCTGCAACTATAAGTTCTTTGAACACTCCTAAATGATCATAGGTCCGCGCTTTATTTAAGGCTGTGTTGCCATCTTTATCCGTGCAATCTACATCAGCCCCTGCTTCTACAAGCGCTTTGACTACTTCTAAATAACCATTGCAAGATGCCTTCATTAAGGCGGTTTCGCCATTCTTATCTGTGCAATCTACACCAGCATCTGCAGCTACAAGTACTTTGACTACGTCTAGACAACCGTTAAGAGATGCCTTCATTAAGGCCGTAACGCCATTCTTATCTGCACAATCTACACAAGCTCCTGCAGCTACAAGCGCTTTGACTATATCTAGACGACCATTAAGAGATGCCTTCATTAAAACGGTGTTGCCATCCTCATCTGCGCGATCTACATCAGCCCCGGCAGCTATAAGCATTTTGACTACCGGTAGACAGCCTTTAGCAGATGCATATTCTAAGTCCGTATAGCCTATATCTTTCGCATCACGATACTCAGAACCATCTGCAGACAGAATCCTTTCACACTTCTCCACTAGTGCTGTCTTAACCGGCTCGGAAGTCACACGGCCATGGGACAATAAAAACTGAACTTCATTTAGATCATTGCGATCTGCCGCTTTTATTATTAAATCATCTAAATGATACACACCTAAAAACAATAAGCTGCTTAACCCTAAACTTCTTACTTTTTGAGCAATAAAGCCCAAGCCCTCCATCATGGGATTAATGACGTGCGCATTGAATGAGAAATGGGAAATACCGGTAGCCATTGATTCTAAGGATGAATAAGCAGCAGATAAGCTCCCCGTCGCACATTGAGAAATCTTCTGTAAGTAAGAACTTTCACTTGCTGAACTTTCAGGTAAATTTCTGCTATTTGAAAGACTATTGACCGGATGCATAATTTAGACTTTGTTTAATTTTTGATTGGTATATTTTAACAAAACAACTAAATAAATTCAATTGTTTTACAAACCTATCCGACAAGGAGATAGTGAAAAATATTTTAAAAAACACCCTCAACATACAGCTTTTTTATAGCATGCTATTGAGAGTTTTGCTTGTTTCGGCTAGAAGTCCTCATCACTTTAAGAACAGACACAACCTGAGATCTCTTCTTCAGCTTCTGCTCTCCTAAGCATTGCTACAATGTCCGTATGCCCCTTTAACAACGCCATCCTTAGGGCAGTGCTGCCACTATTATCTGCGCGATTCACATCAGCTCTTGCTCCTACAAGCATCTCCACTATTTCCGCAGGACCTTTTAAAGCTGCCCTCATTAAGGCCGTAATTCCATAGGCATCTGCACAATCCACATCAGCCCCACCAGCTGCTATAATAGCCCCAACGACTTCCGTATGCCCCAACTCTGAAGCACGCATTAAGGGTGTGACGCCCTCTTCATCACGACCTATAGCCGTAATAAGTTCTCTGACTACTTCTAAATTACCATTACTAGATGCAATCATTAAGGCCGTGTTGCCGCCCGCATTTGCCTGATTTACATCGACCCCTGCTTCTATAAGAGCTCTAACTACATCGAAATTACCATTACGAGATGCAATCGTTAAGGCTGTATCGCCATCCCTACCTATGTGATTTACATCAGCCCCAGCTGCTACAAGCATTTCGGCTACTTCTAGACGACCTGCCTCCACAGCCCTCAACAATGCTGTCCTGCCACTGGCATCCTCAAGACCTATATTGGCTCCCGCTGCTTTAAGCTTTTCTACGATTTCTGTATGACCCTCTATAGCTGCGCTCTCTAGAGGCGTTTCACCATAGGAGGGCCAGCCGAGACCATCGATTGCAAAATTCACATCAGCCCCAGCCGCTATGAGCCTTTCGACTATCAATAGATGGCCTCTAGAAGATGCATACCTTAAGGCTGATCCACCATCACGACTCACATCAGCCCCATCCGCTATGAGCCTTTCGACTACCGATAGATGACCATACGCAGATGCACACGCTAAAGCCGATCCACCATCACGATCCACATCAACCCCAGCCGCTATGAGCCCTTCAACTGTCGGTAGATGGCCTTTCTTAGCTGCACACGCTAAGGCCGATTCACCATCACGACCCACATCAGCCCCAGCTGCCCTAAGCGTATCTGCTATTTCCCTATGGCCTAGGTCTAAAGCCGACACTAAAGCCGATACTAAAGCCGTTTTATCCTCATAATGACCCGCATCAGCCCCAACTGCTATAAGCATTTTGACTATCGGTAAATGACCCTTAGAAGTCGCATATTCTAAGTCCGTATAGCCTATAGCTTTCGCATCACGATACTCAGAACCATCTGCAGACAGAATCCTTTCACACATCCCCACTAGTGCAGTCTTAACCGGCTCGGAAGTCGCATGACCATGGGACAATAAAAACTGAACTTCATTTAGATCATTGCGATCTGCCGCCTTTATTATTAAATCATCTAAACGATACACACCTAAAAACAATAAGCTGCTTAACCCTAAACTTCTTACTTTTTGAGCAATAAAGCCCAAGCCCTCCATCATGGGATTAATGACGTGCGCATTGAATGAGAAATGGGAAATACCGGCAACTCCCGCTTCTAAGGATGAATAAGCAGCAGATAAGCTCCCCTTCGCACATCGAGAAATCTTCTGTAAGTAAGAACTTTCACTTGCTGAACTTTCAGGTAAACTTCTGATATCTGAACGATTACTGACCGGATGCATAATTTAGAATTTATTTAATTTTTGATTAGTATATTTTAGCAAAACAACTAAATGAATTCAATTATTTTACAAACCTATCCGGCAAGGAGATAGTAAAAAATATTTTAAAAGAACATCCTCGGTATGCAGTTTGTTTCAGCATAAGACTTGAAGCTTGAGCTCAAGGTGTGCTACAATTCGTAGCCCTATGGAAAAGCCCAATCACACGATTACAGTTGCTGTTGGAATGTCGGGAGGCGTTGACTCTTCCGTTGCCGCCTATTTGCTCAAAAAGGCCGGCTACCGAGTCATTGGCTTATTCATGCGCAATTGGGATGAAAAAGATAGCTCCTGCCCTGCCGCCCAAGACTACCAAGACGTCATCTCTGTCTGTAGTCATCTCGACATTCCCTATTACACCTTTAATTTTGCCGATGAATATTATGACAATGTCTTTGCAGACTTTATAGAAGGGCTCAAGTTAGGGATTACTCCCAACCCCGATATTTTCTGTAATAAAGAGATTAAGTTT
This window encodes:
- a CDS encoding lysophospholipase, coding for MKKFFGFIIIAIVAATVTIAGNLYFTQERRIFGFSTLPLDHQFRWEMPHKEIMLDTPNEGKINAILFETTRETPKGVIFYCHGKASHMDHPKWGPVIENYTNLGFDFFMMDYRGAGKSSGKQSEEAMLTDCNVAYQYLLDYYKEESITVFGKSLGTCFATYVASQNNPRALIIEAPFYNIFDIGCKTLYFIPPLLIKLVMKYPFTTNEWIKDVPCPIYIIHGTSDSIIPHDASLRLKKITDETNQQTDLMIIENGDHDHLHKYPGYHAKIEEALGISTSQTQENISQSELDGSNPLVNDIGN
- a CDS encoding ankyrin repeat domain-containing protein, which encodes MASSFRVEGKSSSPTATENILPARHPSLVHHIPDLDAARASSMRRRVERCWGPEDVSDTDAGPDPAYVKAAAVSNPDSTVSRASKYTQKRFKLTKESNGSSYLRYCLEHRQQILALKKATVSRAPKHTQERFELAKESNGSSYLRYCVENKQQILAFKKAAEPEEKKREFLIAAERGHLPVVKKLIAEKIDLEHSGEGGFTALIMASERGHLPVVELLINKGANNIQEALKVST
- a CDS encoding ankyrin repeat domain-containing protein: MHPVNSLSNSRNLPESSASESSYLQKISQCATGSLSAAYSSLESMATGISHFSFNAHVINPMMEGLGFIAQKVRSLGLSSLLFLGVYHLDDLIIKAADRNDLNEVQFLLSHGRVTSEPVKTALVEKCERILSADGSEYRDAKDIGYTDLEYASAKGCLPVVKMLIAAGADVDRADEDGNTVLMKASLNGRLDIVKALVAAGACVDCADKNGVTALMKASLNGCLDVVKVLVAADAGVDCTDKNGETALMKASCNGYLEVVKALVEAGADVDCTDKDGNTALNKARTYDHLGVFKELIVAGADIGPHAHDPRFIRKLIRLGAIDWASTAIERCLIRAAHENNIDIVRNLIGAGLSFAREDSRQALMGDRALIRASGNGHLEVVEELLGAGADVGYADEIGSTALQVAILIRRADIIELLRRAGAER
- a CDS encoding ankyrin repeat domain-containing protein; amino-acid sequence: MHPVSNRSDIRSLPESSASESSYLQKISRCAKGSLSAAYSSLEAGVAGISHFSFNAHVINPMMEGLGFIAQKVRSLGLSSLLFLGVYRLDDLIIKAADRNDLNEVQFLLSHGHATSEPVKTALVGMCERILSADGSEYRDAKAIGYTDLEYATSKGHLPIVKMLIAVGADAGHYEDKTALVSALVSALDLGHREIADTLRAAGADVGRDGESALACAAKKGHLPTVEGLIAAGVDVDRDGGSALACASAYGHLSVVERLIADGADVSRDGGSALRYASSRGHLLIVERLIAAGADVNFAIDGLGWPSYGETPLESAAIEGHTEIVEKLKAAGANIGLEDASGRTALLRAVEAGRLEVAEMLVAAGADVNHIGRDGDTALTIASRNGNFDVVRALIEAGVDVNQANAGGNTALMIASSNGNLEVVRELITAIGRDEEGVTPLMRASELGHTEVVGAIIAAGGADVDCADAYGITALMRAALKGPAEIVEMLVGARADVNRADNSGSTALRMALLKGHTDIVAMLRRAEAEEEISGCVCS
- a CDS encoding glucosidase, translated to MAKNTPEEVKRLNANRGDQVPIWHKWGPYVSERSWGTVREDYSQDGNAWKYFPHDIARSKAYRWGEDGIAGICDRYQVVALSFAFWNHKDPILKERLFGLTSQEGNHGEDVKEYYFYLDNTPTHSYMRYLYKYPQNPFPYDRLIKENASRNSNDPEFEVCETGVFNDGKYFDITIEYAKIDPDDLVIKVAIENHSEDAAVIDLLPQIVFRNVWSYGIGTHEYKMSADESDPDCKCIVLDDTEAESVQFITFDYSLGKHYFYGPDGGESLFTENETNREKLYGKKSPTHFVKDAFHRYIINQEKCVNEKKEGTKAALHYANIDIEGKGKKEFFFRFSNQPQDRPLEEAQMWIDRRKKEADAYYDYIAKEHHTEEEKRIFREALSSLLWSKQIYLFDVQRWLMGDDPMNPPPPGRKLLRNVHWRHLVSKRVMLMPDKWEYPWFAAWDLAFHCLSCALVDLDFAKEQLWLLLFDQFQHPNGQIPAYEWEFSDLNPPVQAWSAWNLYQMEYEKTGKKDISFLKKCFHKMMINFVWWVNKIDSAGNNIFEGGFLGLDNITVFDRSKGIPGGGKLEQSDGTGWMGFFCLKLMRIAIELSKHDSDYESLAVKFFEHFIYIAAALHKSGIRDVQIWDDLDGFFYDVICRPDGTHQKIGVRSLVGIIPIFAVDWIDQQELDDLKEFSVSINWFLTNRKDITKYCITSFDQDGKKGFLMSLMNVSQMKRVLKRAWDPDEFRSEYGLRSLSKYHDQNPIRLFDQVLQYEPGESRARVKGGNSNWRGPVWFPTTYLFIETLDRLYELLGEDFKVETPGGEPVDLKQMVDYFSRALLKLFQKREDGTRPIHGDNPIFKKDPSFSDQILFYEHFNGETGQGLGSSHQAGWTALIANIIHKWI
- a CDS encoding ankyrin repeat domain-containing protein encodes the protein MASFFRVEGKSSTPIPTETIPLAQHPSLVHHIPDLDAARAPSMRRRVERCWGPEDVSDTDFLRYCIENKQRILDLKKTTESEENKRDFLIAAEEGKTSVIKQMIDSGAVDVNDADKDGNTALIKAAANGHQEIVGMFLDKGADIEHPNAKGDTALMCAAKEGQLPVVDMLLSADAQSDHPNARGWTPLMGAIIGGHLNVIERLIDKGADVNRLTKDEYSTPLTIACDSRHSNRLTLLRMLLDKGADVNGEVYRLAGATSVLTAPSGNGDLEVVEMFLDAGANPNGRESSGYIPPLIAAAGNGRLDVVEKLLAKGADVNIKGRGMLGWTALIYAADGSHLPVMEMLIDKGADMDEEDHRKRTVLMNAAENGHLAMIEMLVAKGVDVNHKNRISKETALMYASERGHLPVVEVLLAAGAKDIREALEAAREYHQTEVALRLEEALSRASCLSSIGRLLCCS
- a CDS encoding ATP-binding protein, with translation MIHRKIYDEIVSRLKEPRQFIQVLLGPRQVGKTTMSLQIQEHLQIPIHYNSADIATLEDLSWIETQWQIARDLVKNKGSALLIVDEIQKIPRWSSLIKKLWDEDSKTKLNLKVIILGSSPWLMQKGLSESLAGRFEILPVTHWSFQEMQAAFSWDIDTFIFYGGYPGPASLIQNNQYSRWENYINDSLIETTISRDILLMTQVNKPILLRRLFQLGCIYSSQILSFQKMLGQLDDAGNTTTLAHYLELLSGAGLLTGISKFTSQKVRSKGSSPKLQVLNTALMSAQSGKTLKEAKEDKEYWGRLVESAVGAYLLNQIRGTQIELFYWREKNQEVDFILKKGKKIIALEVKSSLKKEALSGMNTFIGMYEPFKALVIGNHGIPIQDFLCTPIDSLF